One genomic window of Fusobacterium varium includes the following:
- the rny gene encoding ribonuclease Y has product MNVVLGIGLVVIGLSIVISLLYKKSVIDKRINELNDLEDEITKSKIKAKEIVELAEKEAVAKGKEIELKAKEHVYQIKEEAEREIKNSKNELLQKEARLAKKEETLDNKIEKLEVKSQELEKTTEELEAKKEEIENIKVAQENELERISGLSRNEARDILIAKLRDDLTHETAVAIREFESKLEDEKDRISRRILSTAIGKASSDYVVDATVSVVNLPNDEMKGRIIGREGRNIRAIEALTGVDIIIDDTPEAVVLSSFDGVKREIARIAIEKLITDGRIHPGKIEEVVNKARKEIEKEIVDAGEEALIELGIPAMHPEIIRTLGRLKFRTSYGQNVLTHSIEVAKLAANLAAEIGADTELAKRAGLLHDVGKVLENDIEASHAIIGGEFLKKFGEKSDVINGVMAHHNEVEFESVEAILVQAADAISASRPGARRETLTAYLKRLENLEEIANSFSGVESSYAIQAGREIRIIINPEVVSDDAATKMSRDVAKKIEETMQYPGQIKVTIVRETRAVEYAK; this is encoded by the coding sequence ATGAATGTAGTTTTAGGAATAGGATTAGTAGTAATCGGACTAAGTATAGTGATATCGTTACTATATAAAAAGTCTGTTATAGATAAAAGAATAAATGAATTAAATGATTTAGAAGATGAGATAACAAAATCAAAAATAAAAGCGAAAGAGATAGTGGAATTAGCTGAAAAAGAAGCTGTTGCTAAGGGTAAAGAGATTGAATTAAAAGCTAAAGAACACGTTTATCAAATAAAAGAGGAAGCAGAAAGAGAGATTAAAAACTCTAAAAATGAACTTCTTCAAAAAGAAGCTAGATTAGCTAAAAAAGAGGAAACTTTAGATAACAAAATAGAAAAACTTGAAGTAAAAAGTCAAGAATTAGAAAAAACAACTGAAGAGTTAGAAGCTAAAAAAGAAGAGATTGAAAATATAAAAGTTGCACAAGAAAATGAATTAGAAAGAATATCTGGACTTTCTAGAAATGAAGCTAGAGATATTTTAATAGCAAAACTAAGAGATGATTTAACTCATGAAACAGCAGTTGCTATTAGAGAGTTTGAAAGCAAATTAGAAGATGAAAAAGATAGAATTTCAAGAAGAATTTTATCAACAGCAATTGGTAAAGCATCATCAGATTATGTTGTAGATGCCACAGTATCAGTTGTAAACCTTCCAAATGATGAGATGAAAGGTAGAATTATAGGAAGAGAAGGAAGAAATATAAGAGCTATTGAAGCTTTAACAGGTGTAGATATAATTATTGATGATACTCCAGAAGCAGTTGTACTTTCAAGTTTTGATGGAGTAAAAAGAGAGATAGCTAGAATCGCTATTGAAAAACTTATCACTGATGGAAGAATTCATCCAGGAAAAATAGAAGAAGTAGTAAATAAAGCTAGAAAAGAGATTGAAAAAGAGATTGTAGATGCAGGAGAAGAAGCATTAATCGAACTTGGAATTCCAGCAATGCATCCAGAAATTATAAGAACATTAGGAAGATTAAAATTCAGAACAAGTTATGGTCAAAATGTATTAACTCACTCTATAGAAGTTGCAAAATTAGCTGCAAACTTAGCAGCAGAAATTGGAGCAGATACAGAGCTTGCTAAGAGAGCAGGACTTTTACATGATGTAGGTAAAGTTCTAGAAAATGATATAGAAGCTTCTCATGCTATTATAGGTGGAGAGTTCTTGAAAAAATTTGGTGAAAAATCAGATGTTATCAATGGAGTTATGGCTCACCATAATGAAGTTGAATTTGAAAGTGTAGAGGCAATTCTTGTGCAAGCAGCAGATGCTATATCAGCATCAAGACCTGGAGCAAGAAGAGAAACTTTAACAGCTTACTTGAAGAGATTAGAAAATCTTGAAGAGATAGCAAACTCATTTAGTGGTGTAGAATCATCTTATGCAATTCAAGCTGGAAGAGAGATAAGAATTATTATCAATCCAGAAGTTGTAAGTGATGATGCAGCTACTAAGATGTCTAGAGATGTGGCTAAGAAGATAGAGGAAACAATGCAATATCCAGGACAAATTAAAGTTACTATAGTAAGAGAGACAAGAGCTGTAGAATATGCAAAATAA
- a CDS encoding 3-deoxy-D-manno-octulosonic acid transferase, which yields MYNFIRALLMPFLYMYMLINKDKREFFNKRFKQNFDFLRKEEYIWVHCSSMGEVNLSEALIKKLLSERKERILLSIFTDTGMANAKQKYKENDRVDIIFFPLDKKDIIENIISKINLKLLILIETEIWPNLITQCSKVGKVIIVNGRISDKSFGKYRKFSSYLKPLFEKISGFYMQSPLDSERIIEIGADKNRVETLGNLKFDIELERFSAEVIEDMKQEICVGGRKIFTAGSTRSGENEIILDVFEKMKNTLLILVPRHLERIPQIEELIKERNKSFLKYSEINSDNFQKTDIILVDKMGVLRKLYAIADITFVGGTLVNIGGHSLLEPLFYEKTPIFGKYLQNVKDISKEILKKDIGYKVESVEEFLKAIEDIEKTRGIKREKIREFFSENSRVAEKVLDKIDKLI from the coding sequence ATGTATAATTTTATTCGTGCATTGTTAATGCCATTTTTATATATGTATATGCTTATTAATAAAGATAAAAGGGAATTTTTCAATAAAAGATTTAAACAAAATTTTGATTTTTTAAGAAAAGAAGAGTATATCTGGGTTCATTGCTCATCAATGGGAGAGGTAAATCTGTCTGAAGCACTTATAAAAAAACTTTTATCAGAGAGAAAAGAGAGAATTTTATTAAGTATTTTTACAGATACAGGAATGGCTAATGCTAAACAAAAGTACAAGGAAAATGATAGAGTTGATATAATATTTTTCCCATTGGATAAAAAAGATATTATAGAAAATATTATTTCAAAAATAAATCTAAAACTTTTAATATTGATAGAAACAGAGATTTGGCCAAATTTAATTACTCAATGTAGTAAAGTTGGAAAAGTAATCATTGTAAATGGAAGAATCTCTGATAAAAGCTTTGGAAAATACAGAAAGTTTAGTTCATATCTAAAACCTCTTTTTGAAAAAATTTCAGGTTTCTATATGCAATCCCCTCTTGATAGTGAAAGAATTATAGAGATTGGAGCAGATAAAAATAGAGTAGAAACTTTAGGAAATCTAAAATTTGATATAGAGTTAGAAAGATTTTCAGCTGAAGTTATAGAGGACATGAAACAGGAAATTTGTGTTGGTGGAAGAAAGATTTTTACTGCTGGAAGTACAAGAAGTGGTGAAAATGAGATAATATTAGATGTGTTTGAAAAAATGAAAAATACATTGTTAATATTAGTTCCTAGACATTTAGAGAGAATACCTCAAATTGAAGAGCTTATCAAAGAGAGAAATAAAAGTTTTTTAAAATATAGTGAAATAAATAGTGACAATTTTCAAAAAACTGATATAATACTTGTGGACAAAATGGGAGTACTTAGAAAACTCTATGCTATAGCAGATATAACCTTTGTAGGAGGAACCTTAGTAAATATTGGTGGACATAGTTTATTAGAGCCTCTATTCTATGAAAAGACTCCAATTTTTGGAAAATATCTTCAAAATGTAAAGGATATTTCAAAGGAGATATTGAAAAAAGATATCGGTTATAAAGTTGAAAGTGTAGAGGAATTTTTAAAAGCAATAGAGGATATTGAAAAAACAAGAGGTATAAAAAGAGAGAAGATCAGAGAATTTTTTAGTGAAAATAGCAGAGTAGCTGAAAAAGTTTTAGATAAAATTGATAAATTAATATAA
- a CDS encoding (d)CMP kinase yields MEEFVVTVDGPAGSGKSTIAKIVAKKYDLTYLDTGAMYRMIALYSLENRVNLEDERSVVEMLENTKLDIIGNQFFLNGKDVSAEIRTPEVSAVVSPVAAIKAVRVKLVELQREISKGKRIILDGRDIGTVVFPKAQVKIFLVASPEERARRRLNEYKEKGIEEDYESVLNSIKERDHIDSTRKESPLKKAEDAIEIDSSKMSIDEVVEAISNCIDRKVG; encoded by the coding sequence ATGGAAGAGTTTGTAGTAACAGTTGATGGACCAGCAGGAAGTGGAAAAAGTACAATAGCTAAGATAGTAGCAAAAAAATATGATCTAACATATTTAGATACAGGGGCAATGTATAGAATGATAGCTCTTTACTCTTTAGAAAACAGAGTTAATTTAGAAGATGAGAGAAGTGTAGTTGAAATGTTAGAGAATACAAAGTTAGATATAATTGGAAATCAATTTTTTCTAAATGGAAAAGATGTTTCAGCAGAGATAAGAACACCAGAAGTGAGTGCTGTTGTTTCTCCAGTAGCTGCAATAAAAGCTGTAAGAGTAAAACTAGTAGAACTTCAAAGAGAGATAAGTAAAGGAAAGAGAATAATTTTAGATGGAAGAGATATTGGAACAGTTGTATTTCCAAAAGCTCAAGTTAAGATATTTTTAGTTGCATCTCCAGAAGAGAGAGCTAGAAGAAGGCTAAATGAATACAAAGAAAAAGGGATAGAGGAAGATTATGAATCTGTTTTAAATTCAATAAAAGAGAGAGATCATATAGATTCAACAAGAAAGGAAAGTCCACTAAAAAAAGCTGAAGATGCTATTGAGATAGATAGTAGCAAAATGAGTATAGATGAGGTAGTAGAAGCTATTTCAAATTGCATAGATAGAAAGGTAGGATAA
- a CDS encoding ATP-binding protein, with product MKNIIKMTIPSSLENLSLIRALVKTYLELQHINEKDVFQLLSVVDELSTNVVEHGYKYKPGDIILEIQRSNDVIQLVVEDNGVGFDEEKLSKEEGGMGLYIARAIADNFKIEKKLNGTLFKIEKKIKEVI from the coding sequence GTGAAAAATATTATAAAAATGACTATTCCTTCTTCTTTAGAGAATTTATCTTTAATTAGAGCCTTAGTAAAAACTTATCTTGAATTACAACATATAAATGAAAAGGATGTGTTTCAACTTTTATCTGTTGTAGATGAATTGTCAACTAATGTAGTTGAACATGGGTATAAATATAAACCAGGAGATATCATTTTAGAAATTCAAAGATCAAATGATGTAATCCAATTAGTAGTAGAAGATAATGGTGTAGGTTTTGATGAAGAAAAATTGAGTAAAGAAGAGGGTGGAATGGGCTTATATATAGCTAGAGCCATTGCAGACAATTTTAAAATAGAAAAGAAATTAAATGGAACATTATTTAAAATAGAAAAGAAAATCAAGGAGGTTATATAA
- a CDS encoding STAS domain-containing protein, giving the protein MVVNFDIIEKNVGDIKVIKVIGELDALVAPKLKERITKLVEMDNTKFIIDFEELVHINSLAMGILRGKLKVVKDMGGDIKLIKLNENIKTIFEMIGLDEIFEIYETEEEAVASFK; this is encoded by the coding sequence ATGGTAGTAAATTTTGATATAATTGAGAAAAATGTAGGAGATATAAAGGTTATAAAGGTTATAGGAGAACTAGATGCATTAGTTGCACCTAAATTAAAAGAAAGAATCACTAAACTTGTTGAGATGGATAATACTAAATTTATAATAGATTTTGAAGAATTAGTACATATAAATAGTTTAGCAATGGGAATTCTTAGAGGAAAATTAAAAGTTGTTAAAGATATGGGTGGAGATATTAAACTTATAAAATTAAACGAAAATATTAAAACTATATTTGAAATGATCGGATTAGATGAAATATTTGAAATATATGAAACAGAAGAGGAAGCAGTAGCAAGTTTTAAATAA
- the prmA gene encoding 50S ribosomal protein L11 methyltransferase, with protein sequence MKVVEIKVIYESDDIDRATKEISDIFYDFGVTGLKIEEPMKHKNPLDFYKNEKDFLMVDHAVSAYFPLNIYAEKRKKVILERFEEVFSDREDIVYTIDFYEYDEEDYQNSWKKYLFTEKVSERFVVKPTWREYEPKDDELIIELDPGRAFGTGSHPTTSLCLKLMEENIKEGDSVIDVGTGSGILMIAADRLGASEVYGTDIDELAVESAKENLELNGISEDRAKVYLGNLVTVVNGKKFDVVVANILADVLLILLNDISKVVKKDGLVIFSGIIDEKCELLKREVEALGMEILEVKADKEWRAMLIKAN encoded by the coding sequence ATGAAAGTAGTAGAGATAAAAGTAATTTATGAAAGTGATGATATAGATAGAGCAACTAAAGAGATTTCAGATATATTTTATGATTTTGGTGTAACAGGGTTAAAGATAGAAGAGCCAATGAAACATAAGAATCCTCTTGATTTCTATAAAAATGAAAAAGATTTCTTGATGGTAGATCATGCTGTTTCAGCTTATTTTCCTTTAAATATCTATGCTGAAAAGAGGAAAAAAGTTATTTTAGAAAGATTTGAAGAGGTATTTTCAGATAGAGAAGATATAGTTTATACTATTGATTTTTATGAATATGATGAGGAAGATTATCAAAATAGCTGGAAAAAATATCTGTTTACTGAAAAGGTAAGTGAGAGATTTGTTGTAAAACCTACTTGGAGAGAATATGAACCCAAAGATGATGAGCTTATCATTGAACTAGATCCAGGAAGAGCATTTGGAACAGGATCTCACCCTACAACTTCACTATGTTTAAAACTTATGGAAGAAAATATTAAAGAGGGAGACAGTGTAATAGATGTTGGAACAGGATCTGGTATATTAATGATTGCAGCAGATAGACTTGGAGCTTCTGAAGTTTATGGAACTGATATTGATGAGTTAGCAGTGGAATCAGCTAAAGAAAACTTAGAATTAAATGGAATATCTGAAGATAGAGCAAAGGTTTATTTAGGAAACTTAGTAACTGTAGTAAATGGGAAAAAATTTGATGTAGTAGTTGCAAATATATTAGCAGATGTACTTTTAATACTACTTAATGATATTTCAAAAGTAGTTAAAAAAGATGGATTGGTAATATTCTCTGGAATAATAGATGAAAAATGTGAGCTATTAAAAAGAGAGGTTGAAGCTTTAGGAATGGAAATTCTTGAGGTAAAAGCTGACAAAGAATGGAGAGCAATGTTAATCAAAGCCAATTAA
- the miaA gene encoding tRNA (adenosine(37)-N6)-dimethylallyltransferase MiaA — MIKGLVIAGPTGVGKTDLSIKLAKLLDADIISADSAQIYNGMDIGTAKITTEEMQGVKHYMLDVVEPIKKYSVGDYQTAVDNILNEKEKENKNIILTGGTGLYIGSITEGLSDLPAGNPVLREELLKLDSEELYKKLMELDPQAAQDIHINNRRRVERAVEVCLLTGDKFSVLSKKNIKNNNYNFLKVALERDREYLYERINLRVDIMLQKGLEQEVRALYEKYGENLRKINIIGYTELIEYFNGKVTYEEAVENIKRNSRRYAKRQFTWFKNDPSYIWFDLDKLSEDEIINSIMKALNLGLTDVKHN, encoded by the coding sequence ATGATAAAAGGTTTAGTAATTGCAGGACCTACTGGAGTAGGAAAAACAGATCTTTCTATAAAATTAGCAAAGTTATTAGATGCAGATATAATCTCTGCTGATTCTGCTCAAATTTATAATGGAATGGATATAGGAACTGCAAAGATAACAACAGAGGAGATGCAAGGAGTAAAACACTATATGCTTGATGTAGTTGAGCCTATAAAAAAATATAGTGTTGGTGATTACCAAACAGCAGTTGATAATATTTTAAATGAGAAAGAAAAAGAGAATAAAAATATTATTCTTACTGGGGGAACAGGGTTATATATAGGTTCTATAACTGAGGGATTATCTGATCTTCCAGCAGGAAATCCTGTTTTAAGAGAGGAACTTTTAAAATTAGATAGTGAAGAACTATATAAAAAACTTATGGAGTTAGATCCTCAAGCTGCTCAAGATATTCATATTAATAATAGAAGAAGAGTTGAACGTGCAGTGGAAGTTTGTTTATTAACAGGAGATAAATTCTCTGTTTTATCTAAAAAAAATATAAAAAACAATAATTATAATTTTTTAAAAGTGGCTTTAGAAAGAGATAGAGAGTATCTATATGAGAGAATAAATTTAAGAGTAGATATAATGTTACAAAAAGGGCTAGAGCAAGAAGTTAGAGCTCTTTATGAAAAATATGGTGAAAATTTAAGAAAGATAAATATAATTGGATACACAGAGTTAATAGAGTATTTTAATGGAAAAGTTACATATGAAGAGGCAGTTGAAAATATAAAAAGAAACTCTAGAAGATATGCAAAAAGACAATTTACTTGGTTTAAAAATGATCCATCTTACATTTGGTTTGATTTAGATAAATTAAGTGAAGATGAGATTATAAATAGTATTATGAAGGCATTAAACTTGGGATTAACTGACGTAAAGCACAATTAA
- the obgE gene encoding GTPase ObgE, whose amino-acid sequence MFIDEVVVTVKAGNGGDGSAAFRREKYIQFGGPDGGDGGNGGSVIFVADPNINTLIDFKYKKVFKAENGENGQKKQMYGKTGADLIIKVPVGTQVRDVETGKLLLDMNVPGEPRLLLKGGRGGAGNVHFKSATRKTPKIAGKGREGAEIKVKLELKLLADIALVGYPSVGKSSFINRVSAANSKVGSYHFTTLEPKLGVVRLEEGKSFVIADIPGLIEGAHEGIGLGDKFLRHIERCKMIFHLVDVAEIEGRDAIEDYEKINEELRKFSEKLSNKKQIVLANKMDLLWDMDKYEKFKAHVEAQGNEVYPISVILNEGIREVLFRSYDMLQKIEREPLEEEVNVNEVLREIKGESEDFVITQDEEGTYVIEGRILDEVLAKYVITMDEDSIINFLHMMRSLGLEEAMRDAGIQDGDNVRIADVEFEYVE is encoded by the coding sequence ATGTTTATAGATGAAGTTGTAGTAACAGTGAAGGCTGGGAATGGTGGAGATGGTTCAGCAGCTTTTAGAAGAGAGAAGTATATTCAATTTGGTGGACCAGATGGTGGAGATGGTGGAAATGGTGGAAGTGTAATTTTTGTTGCAGATCCTAACATCAACACTTTGATTGACTTTAAATATAAAAAAGTATTTAAAGCTGAAAATGGAGAAAATGGACAAAAGAAACAGATGTATGGAAAAACAGGAGCAGATTTAATAATTAAAGTTCCTGTTGGAACACAAGTAAGAGATGTAGAAACTGGAAAACTTTTATTAGATATGAATGTTCCTGGAGAGCCTAGACTGCTTTTAAAAGGTGGAAGAGGGGGAGCAGGAAATGTTCACTTTAAATCTGCTACAAGAAAAACACCTAAAATAGCTGGAAAGGGTAGGGAAGGAGCAGAGATAAAAGTTAAACTTGAATTGAAACTTTTAGCTGATATAGCTCTTGTAGGATATCCATCAGTTGGAAAATCAAGCTTTATCAATAGGGTATCAGCAGCTAACTCTAAAGTTGGAAGTTATCACTTTACAACTCTTGAGCCTAAATTAGGTGTTGTTAGATTAGAAGAGGGAAAATCATTTGTAATAGCAGATATTCCAGGACTTATTGAGGGAGCTCATGAGGGAATTGGACTTGGAGATAAGTTCTTAAGACATATTGAAAGATGTAAAATGATATTCCATCTAGTTGATGTGGCAGAGATAGAGGGAAGAGATGCTATAGAGGACTATGAAAAAATAAATGAAGAGTTGAGAAAATTCAGTGAAAAATTATCAAATAAAAAGCAAATAGTTCTTGCAAATAAGATGGATCTATTATGGGATATGGACAAATATGAGAAATTTAAAGCTCATGTAGAGGCTCAAGGAAATGAAGTTTATCCTATTTCAGTAATCTTAAATGAAGGAATAAGAGAAGTATTATTTAGAAGTTACGATATGTTACAAAAAATTGAAAGAGAGCCATTAGAAGAAGAAGTAAATGTAAATGAAGTATTGAGAGAGATAAAAGGAGAATCAGAAGACTTTGTAATCACTCAAGATGAAGAGGGAACTTATGTAATAGAAGGAAGAATTCTTGATGAAGTTCTTGCTAAATATGTTATTACAATGGATGAAGATTCTATTATTAACTTCTTACATATGATGAGATCTCTTGGATTAGAAGAGGCTATGAGAGATGCAGGTATCCAAGATGGAGACAATGTAAGAATAGCTGATGTAGAGTTTGAATATGTAGAATAA
- a CDS encoding TIGR00282 family metallophosphoesterase — translation MKVLIVGDIVGSPGRETLKAFLEKKRGDYDFIIVNGENSAAGFGITGKIADQLLEWGCDVITGGNHIWDKKDFYEYLDKTDRVVRPANYPDEGTPGKGYTIVKDKNGNKVGVISIQGRVFMPPIDCPFKKVKEILEEVRKETRVIIVDFHAEATSEKIAMGWHLDGYVSAIYGTHTHIQTADERILPEGTGYITDVGMTGSTNGIIGMSINSVLPKFLNALPQRFEIAEGNERINAIEIEIDLETGECKNIERINKTLTQINFM, via the coding sequence ATGAAAGTATTAATAGTAGGAGATATAGTAGGAAGTCCAGGAAGAGAAACTTTAAAAGCTTTTCTTGAGAAAAAAAGAGGAGATTATGATTTTATAATAGTTAATGGAGAAAACTCAGCAGCAGGATTTGGAATTACTGGAAAGATAGCAGACCAACTTTTAGAGTGGGGTTGTGATGTAATAACTGGTGGAAATCATATTTGGGATAAAAAGGATTTCTATGAATATTTAGATAAAACAGATAGAGTGGTAAGACCAGCAAACTATCCAGACGAGGGAACACCAGGAAAAGGATATACAATAGTAAAGGATAAAAATGGAAATAAAGTGGGAGTAATCTCTATTCAAGGAAGAGTATTTATGCCACCAATCGATTGTCCATTTAAAAAGGTAAAAGAGATTTTAGAAGAGGTTAGAAAGGAAACTAGAGTTATTATAGTTGATTTCCATGCAGAAGCAACTTCTGAAAAAATAGCTATGGGATGGCATTTAGATGGATATGTATCTGCAATTTATGGAACACATACTCATATCCAAACAGCAGATGAAAGAATACTACCAGAAGGAACTGGATATATAACTGATGTGGGAATGACAGGTTCTACAAACGGAATTATAGGAATGTCAATAAACTCTGTACTACCTAAGTTTTTAAATGCACTACCTCAAAGATTTGAGATAGCAGAGGGAAATGAGAGAATAAATGCTATTGAAATAGAGATTGATTTAGAAACTGGAGAGTGTAAAAACATAGAGAGAATAAATAAAACTTTAACACAAATAAACTTTATGTAA
- a CDS encoding ROK family transcriptional regulator, whose translation MRKNSIKIKTLELIKNSNGTSRAELAKKLEITPAGVGKIINKFLESGIIEEISEGISTGGRRPVIIKINKKKIGVILGVSLAPRFIQIVTGDIDGKILKTQKYSLKKRLPEKEHSILELTEKLIEREIKKNSDISTISVVMNGMVDSENGISIFSPHYNWKNINLKRRLEGKFKVKVFVENDVRAMALTEKIFGSCKENQNFVVMNIGDGVGGSIFLNDAPYHGYGSISGELGHMVVRRNSPEKCSCGKKGCLETEVSNVAIIKKITSQIKLNNYSSLKNTLVEKGVLTINDVLKGVAEKDMLTFNIVLEAIHMIANAIDGIISVINPEKIVLFGEIFQNRFLFETLVNEIKKFTLDEQYYEIKRSEFCKNIYEIAPLAVVSYKIFKEMDEE comes from the coding sequence ATGAGGAAGAATAGTATAAAGATAAAAACATTAGAACTTATAAAAAATAGTAATGGAACTTCAAGGGCAGAGCTAGCAAAAAAATTGGAGATTACTCCTGCAGGAGTAGGAAAGATAATAAATAAATTTCTTGAAAGTGGAATAATAGAAGAGATAAGTGAAGGGATTTCAACTGGTGGAAGGCGTCCAGTAATTATTAAAATTAATAAGAAAAAAATAGGGGTTATCTTAGGTGTATCGCTAGCTCCAAGATTTATTCAAATAGTTACTGGAGATATAGATGGTAAAATTTTAAAAACTCAAAAGTATTCTTTGAAAAAAAGATTGCCAGAAAAGGAGCATAGTATTTTAGAACTTACAGAAAAACTTATTGAGAGAGAGATAAAAAAGAATAGTGATATAAGTACAATATCTGTAGTAATGAATGGAATGGTTGATAGTGAAAATGGTATATCTATATTTTCTCCACATTATAATTGGAAAAATATAAATTTAAAGAGAAGGTTAGAGGGAAAATTTAAAGTAAAAGTTTTTGTTGAAAATGATGTTAGAGCTATGGCATTAACTGAAAAGATATTTGGTTCATGTAAGGAAAATCAAAACTTTGTAGTGATGAATATAGGAGATGGAGTAGGGGGAAGTATATTTTTAAATGATGCTCCCTATCATGGATATGGTTCTATTTCTGGAGAATTAGGACATATGGTTGTAAGAAGAAATAGTCCAGAAAAATGTTCATGCGGGAAAAAAGGGTGCTTAGAAACAGAGGTTTCCAATGTGGCAATAATAAAGAAAATAACTTCTCAAATAAAATTAAATAATTATAGTAGTTTAAAAAACACCTTAGTAGAAAAAGGAGTTTTAACTATAAATGATGTTTTAAAAGGTGTTGCTGAAAAGGATATGTTAACTTTTAATATTGTATTAGAGGCTATTCATATGATAGCTAATGCAATAGATGGAATTATATCAGTAATAAATCCAGAGAAAATAGTTTTGTTTGGAGAGATATTTCAAAATAGATTTCTCTTTGAAACTTTAGTAAATGAGATAAAAAAATTTACATTAGATGAACAATATTATGAGATAAAAAGATCTGAATTTTGTAAAAATATTTATGAGATAGCTCCATTGGCAGTTGTAAGTTATAAAATTTTTAAAGAGATGGATGAAGAGTAG
- the trmB gene encoding tRNA (guanosine(46)-N7)-methyltransferase TrmB, with protein sequence MTKEELKEDLWRHFFKNPRKNYNPYIYKLLDFPEYIIYDKEIMDSYKGKWREFFKNDNPIYLEIGSGSGNFAQGMAMRYPERNHIGLELRFKRLVLSANKVKRDNSKNALFLRRRGEEILSFVAENEVDGIYVNFPDPWEENEKNRVVQESFFKILDVILKKDGKFFFKTDHDKYYQDVLDLVASLDGYEVVYHTSDLHNSEKAEDNIKTEFEQLFLCKHNKNINYIEILKTK encoded by the coding sequence ATGACGAAAGAAGAGTTAAAAGAGGATTTATGGAGACATTTTTTCAAGAATCCAAGAAAAAATTATAATCCATATATTTATAAACTTCTTGATTTTCCTGAGTATATTATCTATGATAAAGAGATTATGGATTCATATAAGGGAAAATGGAGAGAGTTTTTTAAAAATGATAATCCTATATATTTAGAGATAGGTTCTGGAAGTGGAAACTTTGCTCAAGGAATGGCAATGAGATACCCTGAAAGAAATCATATAGGACTTGAATTAAGATTTAAAAGACTTGTACTTTCAGCAAATAAAGTTAAGAGAGACAACTCTAAAAATGCTTTATTTTTAAGGAGAAGAGGAGAAGAGATTCTTTCCTTTGTAGCTGAAAATGAAGTTGATGGAATCTATGTAAATTTTCCAGATCCTTGGGAAGAGAATGAGAAAAACAGAGTTGTTCAAGAAAGTTTCTTTAAAATATTAGATGTTATCTTGAAAAAAGATGGGAAATTTTTCTTTAAAACAGACCATGACAAATATTATCAAGATGTTTTAGATTTAGTAGCATCACTTGATGGATATGAGGTAGTTTATCACACTTCAGATCTACATAATAGTGAAAAAGCAGAGGATAATATAAAGACAGAGTTTGAGCAACTATTTTTATGTAAACACAATAAAAATATAAATTATATTGAAATTTTAAAAACAAAGTAG